In Salinarimonas sp., a genomic segment contains:
- a CDS encoding twin transmembrane helix small protein, translating to MGFDDVIVGVAIGLVLIVLVMGLANMLRGGSANRSQHLMRLRVLLQFVAIVVIMGVIWWRAA from the coding sequence ATGGGTTTCGACGACGTCATCGTCGGGGTCGCCATCGGCCTCGTTCTCATCGTCCTGGTGATGGGGCTCGCCAACATGCTGCGCGGCGGCAGCGCCAATCGCTCGCAGCATCTGATGCGCCTGCGCGTGCTGCTCCAATTCGTGGCCATCGTGGTGATCATGGGCGTCATCTGGTGGCGGGCGGCCTGA
- a CDS encoding 3-hydroxybutyryl-CoA dehydrogenase codes for MEIKTVGVIGAGQMGNGIAHVCALAGLDVLLNDVSEDRVTTGLATINGNMARQVAKEMISDAERKSALDRIRPAVGLEALSPADIVIEAATENEQVKRSIFTALCPVLRPETIIASNTSSISITRLAASTDRPERFIGIHFMNPVPLMQLVELIRGIATEDPTFESAKAFIDKLGKTTTTAEDFPAFIVNRILLPMINEAIYTLYEGVGSVDAIDTAMRLGANHPMGPLQLADFIGLDTCLSVMQVLHDGLADTKYRPCPLLVKYVEAGWLGRKTKRGFYDYRGETPIPTR; via the coding sequence ATGGAGATCAAGACGGTCGGCGTCATCGGCGCGGGACAGATGGGCAACGGCATCGCCCATGTCTGCGCGCTCGCGGGTCTCGATGTTCTCCTGAACGACGTCAGCGAGGACCGGGTCACCACCGGGCTCGCCACGATCAACGGCAACATGGCCCGCCAGGTCGCCAAGGAGATGATCTCGGACGCAGAGCGCAAGTCCGCGCTCGACCGGATCCGCCCGGCGGTGGGCCTCGAGGCGCTCTCGCCGGCGGACATCGTCATCGAGGCGGCCACCGAGAACGAGCAGGTCAAGCGCTCGATCTTCACGGCGCTCTGCCCGGTTCTGCGTCCCGAGACGATCATCGCGTCCAACACGTCCTCGATCTCGATCACGCGCCTCGCCGCCTCCACCGATCGGCCCGAACGCTTCATCGGCATCCACTTCATGAACCCCGTGCCGTTGATGCAGCTGGTCGAGCTGATTCGCGGCATCGCCACCGAGGACCCGACCTTCGAGTCGGCCAAGGCCTTCATCGACAAGCTCGGCAAGACGACGACGACCGCGGAGGATTTCCCCGCCTTCATCGTCAATCGCATCCTGCTGCCGATGATCAACGAGGCGATCTACACGCTCTACGAGGGCGTGGGCTCCGTCGACGCCATCGACACCGCCATGCGGCTCGGCGCCAACCATCCGATGGGGCCGCTGCAGCTCGCCGACTTCATCGGGCTCGACACCTGCCTCTCCGTCATGCAGGTGCTGCACGACGGCCTCGCCGATACCAAGTACCGGCCCTGCCCGCTCCTGGTGAAGTACGTCGAGGCCGGCTGGCTCGGCCGCAAGACCAAGCGTGGCTTCTACGATTACCGCGGCGAGACGCCGATCCCCACGCGCTGA
- a CDS encoding lysophospholipid acyltransferase family protein, giving the protein MTETTALPPALPAAPPAPRRLIPNARSRAFDAYLALWTGLFGLAIPIFALVGSPRAIRAATRVWVRGAFFGLRAIVGLRHVERGRENVPEGPFLVVANHQSTWETFAALVLFPDVAIVAKQELLAIPVFGWYLRRSGMIVIDRASGGKALKEMIAQSRATLAEGRPVLIFPEGTRRAPTDPVVFKRGTELLYTALGVPALPMAHDAGAFWRSGAPRRAGAITVTYAEPIPPGLSAAEFARRAEATLEANKQG; this is encoded by the coding sequence ATGACCGAGACGACCGCGCTCCCCCCTGCCCTGCCGGCCGCGCCGCCGGCCCCGCGGCGCCTGATCCCGAATGCGCGCTCGCGCGCCTTCGACGCTTATCTGGCCCTGTGGACCGGCCTGTTCGGCCTCGCCATCCCGATCTTCGCGCTCGTCGGCTCGCCGCGGGCGATCCGGGCGGCGACGCGGGTGTGGGTGCGCGGCGCCTTTTTCGGCCTGCGCGCGATCGTGGGGCTTCGCCACGTCGAGCGCGGCCGGGAGAACGTGCCCGAGGGACCGTTCCTCGTCGTCGCGAACCACCAATCCACCTGGGAGACCTTCGCGGCGCTCGTGCTGTTTCCCGACGTCGCCATCGTGGCGAAGCAGGAGCTGCTCGCGATTCCCGTCTTCGGCTGGTACCTGCGGCGCTCGGGCATGATCGTCATCGACCGCGCCAGTGGCGGCAAGGCCCTCAAGGAGATGATCGCCCAGAGCCGCGCGACGCTCGCCGAGGGCCGCCCCGTGCTGATCTTCCCCGAAGGCACGCGCCGCGCGCCGACGGACCCCGTGGTCTTCAAGCGCGGCACGGAGCTGCTCTACACCGCGCTCGGCGTCCCCGCCCTGCCGATGGCGCACGACGCCGGCGCGTTCTGGCGCTCCGGCGCCCCGCGCCGGGCCGGCGCGATCACGGTGACCTACGCCGAGCCGATCCCGCCGGGTCTTTCCGCAGCGGAATTCGCGCGCCGCGCCGAGGCGACGCTCGAGGCGAACAAGCAGGGCTAG
- a CDS encoding acyloxyacyl hydrolase yields MRVPTVIATAFACCLGAGGASAADVGTTETPMPTPVGMRGGFLSEARFGVFSVDPFSEDGAQAAAVHGELLFQRPFTPADLFASYFVPRPHIGGSLDLDGGVSFAFAGLTWSVDLGPRVFVEASLGGALQETRASAFTDAGLEDGVAAGCGPSLRESASVGYRISDAWSFVASVEHLSNNGLCDTPTSMTNFGARLGYSF; encoded by the coding sequence ATGCGCGTCCCCACGGTCATTGCAACGGCCTTCGCCTGCTGCCTCGGCGCGGGCGGCGCGTCGGCTGCGGATGTCGGGACCACGGAGACGCCGATGCCCACCCCGGTCGGCATGCGGGGCGGTTTCTTGTCCGAGGCGCGCTTCGGCGTCTTCTCCGTCGATCCGTTCAGCGAGGACGGCGCCCAGGCGGCGGCCGTGCACGGCGAGCTCCTGTTCCAGAGGCCCTTCACGCCGGCGGACCTGTTCGCGAGCTATTTCGTGCCGCGCCCGCACATCGGCGGCAGCCTCGATCTCGACGGCGGCGTGAGCTTCGCGTTCGCGGGGCTGACCTGGAGCGTCGATCTCGGCCCGCGTGTGTTCGTCGAGGCGTCGCTGGGCGGCGCGCTGCAGGAGACGCGCGCCTCAGCCTTCACCGATGCGGGGCTCGAGGACGGGGTCGCCGCCGGCTGCGGGCCGAGCCTGCGCGAGAGCGCCTCCGTCGGCTACCGCATCAGCGACGCGTGGAGCTTCGTCGCCTCGGTCGAGCACCTGTCGAACAACGGGCTGTGCGACACGCCGACCAGCATGACCAATTTCGGCGCGCGCCTCGGCTATTCCTTCTGA
- a CDS encoding DUF6481 family protein, whose translation MSGFREKSFTDRQSDAASAKRAMLERAKARSPQNDPAAAERRAAQAAATREADARRAEKAAQRAADAERQQAERIARETAERERAATEEADAARREADLLAQQKAARDARYAARKARK comes from the coding sequence ATGAGCGGCTTTCGCGAGAAGAGCTTCACCGACCGCCAGAGCGACGCCGCGAGCGCCAAGCGCGCCATGCTGGAGCGCGCCAAGGCGCGTTCGCCCCAGAACGATCCGGCCGCCGCCGAGCGGCGTGCGGCCCAGGCCGCCGCGACCCGCGAGGCCGACGCCCGACGCGCCGAGAAGGCCGCCCAGCGCGCCGCCGACGCCGAGCGGCAGCAGGCGGAGCGGATCGCCCGCGAGACCGCCGAGCGCGAGCGCGCGGCGACCGAGGAGGCCGACGCCGCCCGCCGCGAGGCCGATCTGCTGGCCCAGCAGAAGGCCGCCCGAGACGCCCGCTACGCCGCCCGCAAAGCCCGCAAATGA
- a CDS encoding cob(I)yrinic acid a,c-diamide adenosyltransferase codes for MEADVVVLNRIYTRTGDQGTTALASGERRPKNDLRIESYGTVDETNACIGMARLHTASAAPEVDAMLARIQNDLFDLGADLATPDTGEPLPYEPLRIVASQVERLEREIDQLNADLQPLRSFVLPGGSPAAAALHLARTVCRRAERLVVALAAKSDEPVSDAAVRYLNRLSDFLFVASRHVNEKGQADVLWVPGKNR; via the coding sequence ATGGAGGCGGACGTGGTCGTCCTCAACCGTATCTACACCCGTACCGGAGACCAGGGCACGACGGCGCTCGCGAGCGGCGAACGCCGCCCGAAGAACGATCTGCGCATCGAGAGCTACGGGACGGTGGACGAGACCAACGCCTGCATCGGCATGGCTCGCCTGCACACGGCGAGCGCCGCGCCGGAGGTCGACGCCATGCTCGCGCGCATCCAGAACGACCTGTTCGATCTCGGCGCCGATCTCGCCACCCCGGACACGGGCGAGCCCCTGCCCTACGAGCCGCTGCGGATCGTCGCGTCCCAGGTCGAGCGCCTCGAGCGCGAGATCGACCAGCTCAACGCCGACCTCCAGCCGCTGCGCTCCTTCGTCCTCCCGGGCGGGTCGCCGGCCGCCGCCGCGCTGCATCTCGCCCGCACCGTCTGCCGGCGCGCGGAGCGTCTCGTCGTCGCGCTCGCGGCGAAGTCCGACGAGCCCGTCTCGGACGCGGCGGTGCGATATCTCAACCGGCTCTCCGACTTCCTCTTCGTCGCCAGCCGGCACGTGAACGAGAAGGGTCAGGCCGACGTGCTCTGGGTGCCGGGCAAGAACCGGTGA
- a CDS encoding FAD-binding and (Fe-S)-binding domain-containing protein, with amino-acid sequence MNAPARIVARNASGRIVSEAARFDGDPDALARDLAAHVDGEVRFSDGDRALYATDSSNYRQVPIGVVVPRSVEAGAEAVRIAARHGAPILSRGGGTSLAGQCTNTAVVIDWSKHCGHVLDIEPEARTARVEPGCVLDVLRTQAERHHLTFGPDPATHSHNTLGGMIGNNSCGVHSVIGKRTADNVEALDVITARGLRLTVGKTSDADLARIRAEGGPVADLYDNLDAFRKTHERLLREGYPDIPRRVSGFADLDKLLPEHGFDVAKALVGTEGTCVTILGATLNLIESPPERVLCVLSFPSIYEAADEVVAVREHGPIAIEGIDGFLVDAMHRKHLHEDDMEVLPEGDSWLLVEFGAFDRAQAEEKARALCRAYEKKGVSARLLAAPEKTAKVWSVREAGLPGSAYIPDRPETWEGWEDTAVPPAKLGAYVRELQALYDKYGYVSPMYGHFGDGLVHCRVSFDLKHEDGVAEWSRFLSDAADLVVKYGGSLSGEHGDGQARGALLERMYGPDMLAMFRAFKEIWDPDGLMNPGKIVDPYPATSNLRLGPTVEPEEPRTVFSYHEEGGFVAAAERCVGVGKCRRLDSEGGVMCPSYMVTREEKHSTRGRARLLFEMLHGGAMEGGFKADAVEDALSLCLACKGCKSDCPVNVDMATYKAEFRARYYKGKLRPRSAYSMGLIHVWAPLGARMPRLVNLATRLPGLASIAKSVAGLAQERTIPSFAHETFRSWFARRRDRPETGERVLIWPDTFNDHFRPGTLIAATRVLESAGYRVDIPRRRLCCGRALYAEGFLDTAQKLWIRTLVSLADEIEAGTPIVGVEPACTTAFKDELVNMFPDDPRARALSEQVSYFSDFVMAHEARFDLPEIADAALVQIHCNHHAVLKDAGERALFERLGLDAEIAPSGCCGMAGSFGFAQETYETGMACGERVILPMARDAGADTVILADGYSCREQIEQGTGRATRHVAELMAERMGMA; translated from the coding sequence ATGAACGCCCCCGCCCGGATCGTCGCGCGCAACGCCTCCGGCCGCATCGTCAGCGAGGCCGCCCGTTTCGACGGCGATCCGGACGCGCTCGCCCGCGATCTGGCGGCGCATGTCGACGGCGAGGTGCGCTTCTCCGACGGCGACCGGGCGCTCTACGCCACCGATTCCTCGAACTACCGCCAGGTGCCGATCGGCGTCGTCGTCCCGCGCTCGGTCGAGGCCGGCGCGGAGGCCGTGCGGATCGCGGCCCGGCACGGGGCGCCGATCCTGTCGCGCGGCGGCGGCACCTCGCTCGCGGGGCAATGCACCAACACGGCGGTCGTGATCGACTGGTCGAAGCATTGCGGCCACGTGCTCGACATCGAGCCGGAGGCGCGCACGGCCCGGGTCGAGCCCGGCTGCGTCCTGGACGTCCTGCGGACGCAGGCCGAGCGCCACCACCTCACCTTCGGCCCCGATCCGGCGACCCACAGCCACAACACGCTCGGGGGGATGATCGGCAACAATTCCTGCGGCGTGCACTCGGTGATCGGCAAGCGCACCGCCGACAATGTCGAGGCGCTCGACGTGATTACCGCGCGGGGCTTGCGCCTGACGGTGGGCAAGACCTCGGACGCCGATCTCGCCCGCATCCGCGCCGAGGGCGGGCCCGTCGCCGACCTCTACGACAATCTCGACGCGTTCCGGAAGACGCACGAGCGCCTGCTCCGCGAGGGCTACCCGGACATCCCCCGCCGGGTGTCCGGCTTCGCCGATCTCGACAAGCTCCTGCCGGAGCACGGCTTCGACGTGGCGAAGGCGCTCGTCGGCACCGAGGGCACCTGCGTGACGATCCTCGGCGCGACGCTGAACCTGATCGAGAGCCCGCCCGAGCGGGTGCTCTGCGTGCTCTCCTTCCCCTCGATCTACGAGGCCGCCGACGAGGTGGTCGCCGTGCGCGAGCACGGCCCGATCGCCATCGAGGGGATCGACGGCTTCCTCGTCGACGCGATGCATCGCAAGCACCTGCACGAGGACGACATGGAGGTCCTCCCCGAGGGTGACAGCTGGCTCCTCGTCGAGTTCGGCGCCTTCGACCGGGCGCAGGCCGAGGAGAAGGCCCGCGCCCTGTGCCGCGCCTACGAGAAGAAGGGCGTATCCGCCCGCCTCCTCGCCGCGCCGGAGAAGACCGCGAAGGTCTGGAGCGTGCGCGAGGCGGGCCTGCCGGGCTCGGCCTACATCCCCGACCGCCCCGAGACCTGGGAGGGCTGGGAAGACACGGCGGTCCCGCCGGCGAAGCTCGGCGCCTATGTCCGCGAGCTCCAGGCGCTCTACGACAAATACGGCTACGTCTCCCCGATGTACGGCCATTTCGGCGACGGGCTCGTCCATTGCCGCGTCTCCTTCGACCTGAAGCACGAGGACGGCGTCGCGGAATGGTCGCGCTTCCTGAGCGACGCGGCGGATCTGGTGGTGAAGTACGGCGGCTCGCTCTCCGGCGAGCACGGCGACGGCCAGGCGCGCGGCGCCCTGCTCGAGCGCATGTACGGCCCCGATATGCTCGCCATGTTCCGCGCCTTCAAGGAGATCTGGGATCCCGACGGGCTGATGAACCCCGGCAAGATCGTCGATCCCTACCCGGCGACCTCCAACCTGCGGCTCGGGCCGACGGTGGAGCCCGAGGAGCCGCGCACGGTCTTCTCCTACCACGAGGAGGGCGGCTTCGTGGCCGCAGCCGAGCGCTGCGTCGGGGTCGGCAAGTGCCGTCGGCTCGATTCGGAAGGCGGCGTGATGTGCCCGTCCTACATGGTCACCCGCGAGGAGAAGCACTCCACCCGCGGGCGCGCGCGGCTCCTGTTCGAGATGCTGCACGGCGGCGCCATGGAGGGCGGCTTCAAGGCCGACGCGGTGGAGGACGCGCTCTCGCTGTGCCTCGCCTGCAAGGGCTGCAAGAGCGATTGCCCGGTCAACGTCGACATGGCGACCTACAAGGCGGAGTTCCGGGCGCGCTACTACAAGGGCAAGCTGCGCCCCCGCTCGGCCTATTCGATGGGGCTGATCCACGTCTGGGCGCCGCTCGGCGCGCGCATGCCGCGGCTCGTCAATCTCGCCACGCGCCTGCCGGGCCTCGCCTCGATCGCCAAGAGCGTCGCGGGCCTCGCGCAGGAGCGCACCATCCCGTCCTTCGCGCACGAGACGTTCCGCAGCTGGTTCGCCCGCCGCCGCGACCGCCCGGAGACCGGCGAGCGGGTGCTGATCTGGCCGGACACGTTCAACGACCATTTCCGCCCGGGCACGCTGATCGCTGCGACGCGGGTTCTCGAATCAGCCGGCTACCGCGTGGACATCCCGCGCCGGCGCCTGTGCTGCGGGCGGGCGCTCTACGCGGAGGGCTTCCTCGATACGGCGCAGAAGCTCTGGATCCGCACGCTGGTCTCGCTCGCCGACGAGATCGAGGCGGGCACCCCGATCGTCGGCGTCGAGCCCGCCTGCACGACGGCGTTCAAGGACGAGCTCGTCAACATGTTTCCCGACGATCCGCGCGCGCGGGCGCTCTCGGAGCAGGTGTCCTATTTCTCGGATTTCGTGATGGCGCACGAGGCGCGCTTCGATCTTCCGGAGATCGCCGACGCGGCGCTCGTGCAGATCCACTGCAATCACCACGCCGTCCTGAAGGACGCGGGCGAGCGCGCGCTGTTCGAGAGGCTCGGCCTCGACGCCGAGATCGCGCCGTCGGGCTGCTGCGGCATGGCCGGCTCCTTCGGCTTCGCGCAGGAGACCTACGAGACGGGGATGGCCTGCGGCGAGCGGGTGATCCTGCCGATGGCGCGCGACGCGGGCGCGGACACCGTGATCCTCGCCGATGGTTATTCCTGCCGCGAGCAGATCGAGCAGGGCACGGGGCGCGCGACGCGCCACGTGGCGGAGCTGATGGCGGAGCGGATGGGGATGGCCTAG
- a CDS encoding electron transfer flavoprotein subunit beta/FixA family protein, whose translation MKILVPVKRVVDYNVKIRVKPDGSGVDLANVKMSMNPFDEIAVEEAIRLKEKGVATEVVAVSIGPQQSAETIRTALAMGADRGILVKTDGVVEPLAVAKLLKAIVGNESPDLVIMGKQAIDDDCNQTGQMLAALLGWAQGTFASKVEPAEGTIDVTREVDGGLQTVSLKLPAIVTTDLRLNEPRYASLPNIMKAKKKPLEETTPDALGVDVAPRLTVVKTTEPPKREAGVKVGSVAELVGKLKNEAGVL comes from the coding sequence ATGAAGATCCTGGTGCCTGTCAAGCGGGTGGTCGACTACAACGTGAAGATCCGGGTGAAGCCCGACGGGTCCGGCGTCGACCTCGCCAACGTGAAGATGTCGATGAACCCCTTCGACGAGATCGCCGTCGAGGAGGCGATCCGGCTCAAGGAGAAGGGCGTCGCGACGGAAGTCGTGGCGGTGTCGATCGGGCCGCAGCAATCGGCCGAGACGATCCGCACGGCGCTCGCCATGGGCGCGGACCGAGGCATCCTGGTCAAGACCGACGGCGTGGTCGAGCCGCTCGCGGTGGCGAAGCTGCTGAAGGCGATCGTCGGCAACGAGAGCCCGGACCTGGTGATCATGGGCAAGCAGGCGATCGACGACGATTGCAACCAGACCGGCCAGATGCTGGCCGCGCTGCTGGGCTGGGCCCAGGGCACCTTCGCCTCGAAGGTCGAGCCCGCCGAGGGCACGATCGACGTCACGCGCGAGGTCGACGGCGGCCTCCAGACGGTCTCGCTGAAGCTCCCCGCCATCGTCACGACGGACCTGCGCCTCAACGAGCCGCGCTACGCGTCGCTGCCCAACATCATGAAGGCCAAGAAGAAGCCGCTCGAGGAGACGACGCCCGACGCGCTCGGCGTCGACGTCGCCCCGCGGCTCACCGTGGTGAAGACGACGGAGCCGCCCAAGCGCGAGGCCGGCGTCAAGGTCGGCTCGGTCGCCGAGCTCGTCGGCAAGCTCAAGAACGAAGCGGGAGTGCTCTGA
- a CDS encoding electron transfer flavoprotein subunit alpha/FixB family protein codes for MAILVLAEHDNATLKDATHKTLAAAREIGSPVHVLVAGSGAGAVAEAAATLEGVETVLHADAPAYERFLAEPLAALIVALAERYDALVAPASTTGKNVMPRVAALIDVMQVSDIVKVVAPDTFERPIYAGNALQTVTCTEPKKVITVRTASFQAVGTGGSAKVEQVPAAEDPGLSSFKGEEIAHSDRPELTSAKIIISGGRSLGSTENFKTYIEPIADTLGAAMGASRAAVDAGYAPNDWQVGQTGKVVAPDLYIAVGISGAIQHLAGMKDSRVIVAINKDEEAPIFQVADYGLVGDLFQILPDLKDELSK; via the coding sequence ATGGCGATCCTCGTCCTCGCCGAACACGACAACGCGACCCTCAAGGACGCGACCCACAAGACGCTCGCCGCCGCCCGCGAGATCGGCTCGCCCGTGCACGTGCTGGTCGCGGGCTCCGGCGCCGGCGCCGTCGCCGAGGCGGCGGCGACGCTGGAGGGCGTCGAGACCGTGCTCCACGCCGATGCGCCCGCCTACGAGCGGTTTCTCGCCGAGCCGCTCGCCGCGCTGATCGTCGCGCTGGCCGAGCGCTACGACGCGCTGGTCGCGCCGGCCTCGACCACGGGCAAGAACGTCATGCCCCGCGTCGCGGCGCTCATCGACGTGATGCAGGTCTCCGACATCGTGAAGGTGGTCGCCCCCGACACGTTCGAGCGGCCGATCTACGCCGGCAACGCGCTCCAGACCGTCACCTGCACCGAGCCGAAGAAGGTGATCACGGTGCGCACCGCCTCCTTCCAGGCGGTGGGGACCGGGGGCTCCGCGAAGGTCGAGCAGGTCCCGGCCGCCGAGGATCCGGGTCTGTCGAGCTTCAAGGGCGAGGAGATCGCCCATTCCGACCGGCCCGAGCTGACGTCGGCCAAGATCATCATCTCCGGCGGCCGCTCGCTCGGCTCGACGGAGAATTTCAAGACCTATATCGAGCCCATCGCCGACACGCTCGGCGCGGCCATGGGCGCCTCGCGCGCCGCGGTCGACGCGGGCTACGCGCCCAACGACTGGCAGGTCGGCCAGACCGGCAAGGTCGTCGCGCCCGACCTCTACATCGCGGTGGGCATCTCCGGCGCCATCCAGCACCTCGCCGGCATGAAGGATTCGCGCGTCATCGTCGCCATCAACAAGGACGAGGAAGCCCCGATCTTCCAGGTGGCCGATTACGGCCTCGTGGGGGATCTGTTCCAGATCCTGCCGGATCTGAAGGACGAGCTCTCCAAGTGA
- a CDS encoding cold-shock protein: MTNGTVKFYNDQKGFGFIQPEDGSKDVFVHATALERAGMRGLVEGQKVAFDTAEDRRTGKVAVNNIQAA; encoded by the coding sequence ATGACCAACGGTACCGTGAAATTCTATAACGACCAGAAGGGCTTCGGCTTCATTCAGCCCGAGGACGGCTCGAAGGACGTCTTCGTGCACGCCACCGCGCTCGAGCGCGCCGGCATGCGCGGCCTCGTCGAGGGCCAGAAGGTGGCCTTCGACACGGCGGAAGACCGCCGCACCGGCAAGGTCGCCGTCAACAACATCCAGGCCGCCTGA